One stretch of Camelus bactrianus isolate YW-2024 breed Bactrian camel chromosome 19, ASM4877302v1, whole genome shotgun sequence DNA includes these proteins:
- the SPINT4 gene encoding kunitz-type protease inhibitor 4, with amino-acid sequence MKSPELGVLLGLFVFFVLTTPLMGGVSRLADMICGALKDPCILDIKYGSCFEIHFRYFYNKTSKRCEYFIYSGCDGNLNNYKLKIECQVACDKTYRTRKEFNFVLDPWGEEKERL; translated from the exons ATGAAGTCTCCTGAGCTGGGAGTTCTCCTGGGGCTCTTCGTCTTCTTCGTGCTGACGACCCCATTGATGGGTGGGGTTTCTAGACTTGCTGACATGATATGTGGAGCATTAAAAG ATCCCTGCATTTTGGACATCAAATACGGCAGCTGCTTTGAAATTCACTTTAGATATTTCTACAACAAAACCTCCAAACGTTGTGAATATTTTATCTACTCTGGCTGTGATGGCAACCTTAACAACTACAAGCTTAAAATAGAATGTCAAGTAGCCTGCGACAAAACATACAGAACACGTAAGGAATTCAATTTTGTCCTCGATCCttggggagaggaaaaggagaggctCTGA